The nucleotide window AGAGGGGAGTCTTTCTCCTGCTTCAGTGCAGGTTCCCCACATAGAAGACACTCCTCCACACACAACTACCATCACTaatgggctcagccttggccagtggcAGGTGGCATCAGCTCTGTTGGACATGGAGAAAGCTTCCggcagcttctcacagatgCCACACCTGTAGCCCCTGCCACTGCCAGAACCTTGTCACACAAACCCAGTACAATGTTGCCAAAGGAGCACCTGGTCTGgtgatgtgctgctgctgcctcgtACCTTCCCTGACTATGTCAGCACAGACATCAGGGACAAGACTGTAGAGTTCTTACATTCCTTTTGAAAACTCcgacttctttaaaaaaacctcaacaactCACAAAGATTAGAAGTCACCATATTTACACAagaacagtgaagaaaaatcaaacaataAACTGCCTCTTTCTAGTTGGcaatgttgggttttttttaaattaagaagaACACGAGCAGAACCACCAGAACAGCCATAAAATGTGAAGACTATTACTGTGGTGGCGCTTACCTGCAGTTCCAGACACGCTGCCCACATAGCGCACAGTCCCATAGTCGGTGCCACAGGAGACCCGCCGACCCAGCGCATCGGGAGGCACCCCAGCAGCCATCCCGGCGCCGCAGGAGTCCGGGCCGCTCccacacctgcagggacacggGAAACGCCCTTAATACGCGCGGAAGCCGCTGCTCTCACAACGCCCCTGCCTTGAGCTGCAACTTTGCCGTCCGCCTGCAGGCCGGACTCCCTCCCGGCGCCACCCCGTGCCGCTCCCACACGCCGAGCCGCCCCCCGCTTTCCGAGCAGCCCCGGCCCCAATACGCGCAGCTCACGCACCGGCGGGGCCGCTCGCTGCCGCACTTCCGCTCCGCCCCGCCCTGCGCGGCTCTCGGAGAGCTCCGATTGGCCGGGAGCCCCggggcagccctgccccggcccgCTATTGGCCCACCCCACCCGCTATCCTGCTCAAGGCACCGCCCTCAGGGGCAAATCGGCCCGGGCGCCGCCGCCGTGGAGCTTCCTGGGTAATGCCGTCCATCGAGGTGGCCCTGCCTAGCGGGCTTGCCGGcccgggactacagctcccagaATGCCGCGGGGCGAGAGGCGGGCGCTCTGATTGGGCCAGACGGGCCCACGGGGCGGTGGCGGGGTGTCCCGCCCGTGCCCGGGAATTGCGCCTCTCTGGGAGTAGCCGCAGACTTGCGGCGGGGTGTGAGGAGAGGAAAGATGCCGCGGGGAAGCGCTGCCGTGCTGTAAAGTAGCGCACGGTGGGCAAAGCGCTGCGGCGCCGGTGAACCGACACCGAACGAGAGAGGGCTCTTAGTCCGTAATCAAGGCTGGGGCGCTCTCCCGGGAGCGGCGGCTGAGGAGAACGTGGGCTCTCCCTGAGCAGTAGAGCTCCCCCGGAGCATCCCCCGCGCCAGGGGAACTCCCAAACAGTTGGATTCCCCTGTACGCTGACAGTTGTTGCTGCACTTATTTCAACATTCAGTATTGGGGGAAAATAATCTCCCATGGGGAATTCAGGGAAGACTTGTAATAATTagcggggaaaaaaaaaataaataaaatcgAAGTGTCCTCTATATGTAGATTAACAGCAAAAAATGAAAGACCTGACTGTGTTCTAGTACCAGTTggtgagaaaaagaaactgagtAAGAGCTCTTCAGCTTGACAGAGATAGGTATGGCAAGATCGAATAGCTGTGGTTATAAAAATCAAAGTATCCCAATCGatgtttttcacatttaaaaatcttttatgtTTCATAGTTCAATGTCTCATGACAGCTTAGTACATACAGTATCATCTGAATGTTAGCACCACCAAGACTGGAACAATCATGACAGTAAATAATCAAGCAGCTCTTTCAGTCTTATGGCTCCATAACATTAAATCTGTCTGTTCTTCTGGCAGGCAGCATATTAGTACTCTCTCCTGAGTCCATGATACTGGCTACAGAAATCAGGTATGGGTATCCAGTAACACTAGCACATTCCAATCAAAATAATCTGGATAATGTGTATATTCTTTAGCATGCTAATAGCTTGCATCTTCAAGAAACAGGCTTTGAAGGAGAATTTACTGTCTTGCATaaagcagctgctccccaaGGGGACAATCTAGCAAAAAACTCTGTGCCTTTATTTCATAGTCCTCCTTTGCCATAGGTAATGTGTTATTTGAGGCCAGTTAGTAGAACTGGAGGGAAAAATAGATACCCTGGTCCTTCTTCCACATTTTGCTGGTGCTGTCTCACCTGGGTTCCTAAGCCCCTCATCTCCCACAGAGGGCACTCTTGGAGCAATCTGTTCCAGTTTCAAGCCATGTAGCTGAAACTACATGGACAGTGGTACAAGTGATAGCAGCAAGCTCTATTGCTCTCCACTGTTCCTCTCCTCCACTGTTTGCAAGGTCAAAGCTGAAAGCATCCTCCACTTTGTGTACTGCCTGACAGGAAAGgcactgaaaacaagaaaacactttttgtGATCTTTCTGATTCCAGTTTTGTCCCTAGTTTGACAGGTAATCCAGTCGTTCTCAGAATCTACATGCATGCTGTCAAATTTATGTATTCAGTATTTCTAAAATGATAATAGCATAACTTACTGCttattctttctatttctttgcaCTTCCTGTTTCAATGTTGTAATCAACAAACAGCCATAGTTCATGATCTGTATTTGACAAGGAACAAGACAGTCCCATTGCCAATGAAACAACTAGActaatttcacattttcaccTCATTACCTCAAATCAAAACTTCAGCACTTATGTAAAAATGGATTTAGCTTCCGAATTTATTGAACTTTCATGCTGGTTGGTGTAAAAGGTAAGAGATTAGGTTTATTGCacaatttttacatttctgtgaaTAGCAATGAGAATTCACCTGTATGGCTTTTACTTTGACCTGtacatcccatcccaaaaagaaagcagagttAGCTACAGGTTCTTCAGtcaaaactacagaaaaattgTTGGAGTTAGTTCTATGCTACATATATTAACTCTGCAACTACAGGAAATTCTACTTTTGaataaatttgggattttttccttgcaaaccctttttcccctccaatCTGTTCACACATGCTTGGTTTTAGTAACTTCAGTCAGTGAAAGGTCATGCCTCCCTCAACCAACAGAAGTTATCTGTGTAATAACACAGATCACAGGAAAATAGAGTTTTtaagtatttcaaaatacataaataaaatgcatgcaTTTGCCATTTTACAGACCTCAGTAATTACTGAGTGATTAAGTAACTCACACTATATGCTCTAGAAATAACAACTCAAACATTATGAAGAGGGTGAAAATGACCTACTGTGCTCAAGAGATGAAACAGCTGCTTAACTGTCAGCATGTAATTTATATACCAATGAATATAGCATTTTCCTGGagttcaaaagcagaaaattatcCATTATTTCCCTTCATCTCAGCGTTAGTCTTCTACACAAATTCATGTCAGTTTTTGCAGTGCTTTCCCTGGAAGTGTCACATTAGGCCTTCCTGGTGTATCTCCCATGGTTCTCTATGCTGTACTAAACAGAGATGATCAGTAAATACCTTTTCAGTAGGTTAATTGAGAACTCACTTGTTCCACAGGGTACAGGTCAGGAACACTATCAGGGTTAATGTGGTTTAACCTGCATCTTTATTAGAAGTTTTGTGCTTTTCTCCTAATAAAGTTTAAACTCAACAAGGTGCctctgaagtaattttaaaattagtgcTGCAGAAAAGGTTGAACACTGACGCTCAGCTATGATAAAACTTATCCAGGAAGGATGCTAATGTGAGGTAGCAATCAACTCAAATAGGCACATGGCAGATTATGTTTCCCTGacttcaagaaagaaaaattgttaagagaaaaaaatacagtaatgaaaacaatttaCTCTGTTTTATCTGTACCTTTAATCAAAATCTTTAGATGATGTATGCAAGTTACATAAATAAGTaccagaataaataattttttacttaaGTGTCTCTCACAGTTTATTTGGAAAGCAAGAAGGGAAGCTCAGAGAAACTAAGCACACACTTTAGCTTTTCTTAACCAAGTCAAGTAAATACTGTAAAACAAGGCGAAATTACATGAGGCAGCCTCAGAAGGCAAAAATGAGTTCTTATTCTCTCAAATCCTTTCCCTGGCCTTTGTCCATCTGCCAGCTCTGACATTCATCAGGCTCTTGCTGAGTGGGATAATTCATTAACCTGGACAAAAATTAGCCTTTCTCCCTCAGGGCTAGTGAGTTAAGTTCATTCATAAAAAAGATCTAACAGGCATTACCACCAAAGCAAAATGGATCTTGAAAACAAACAGGTAGGGCAAGGAAAGTAGCTCAAGCTACatgagacaaaaataatttatggtCATATAAAACGTTACAGGTTTTagcttccaggaaaaaaagattcagGAATTTCAAGGTtgcaaaaaatcccagattaaTCTTGGATTACTTTTGTGACAGTGAATGATGAGCCAAGATTCAACATTTCAAAAGAAGACCCAGACTATTATGTTTGTCCAGGATCAAAACTGAGTTTGATGGTATTATGTGTGCTTGGTATTAACAGCAGAATAGAAATACAGCTGAAAGAAGAATTACAGTAAAAGTACTGAGCAAATAATACAAAGAACTTAGCAAATACCAAGCCTGAAATGTAAAATGATTAAGACAAGACAAAGAAGAGCCGCAGATGCCCATATGGCTCTTGCACATGAATAAAAGCCTGGCCCAATTCAGTGATAAAAGCATATTAAAGTTCAAACCAGTTTTATATGAGAAGTGCAAACCTCTTCACAAACCCCACGTTTTTATACCTTGCTAACATTTTAACAATAATTGAGGAAAATAGTCACTAATATAGGAAATTTCCATAGCACATGCAGTCAGATTAgcaaaactaacaaaaaagcAGAAGCATAAACAAATGCTAGCAGTTTCTTTCTCATTAACATTTCTGTGTTGTATCAACAGCTGGCTGATACATACAAAGTTGCTCTGAGTGGGTAACTGAATGGCCTGAGGTcaaaaggagaggagaaagctATCTCCTCAAGAAGGTCTTGACAGGATGCAATTTTCATCATAATTGATGGGGTAGACATAAGCCTatgaaaaagcaaacacagatgTCCCACCCACTGGCTGGCTACTCTAAAACAGGTGACATCTTTCATTTACATCCAAGCAAGCAACAATCAGAAAACAGACTGAGGTAGTAGGGAATGCTCCAGACTGATGAGTATTTGCATTTCTCTCAATGTGAGCTGCAAGAACTAAACCCCCAAGAAGTGCACTGACAACCTGATCAAAGTAGAACTTGTTGGCAATGGTAGGAAGATAAGGGGAATGATTCTGGCTCAAAGAGACTGACATTGAAACCAGCATCCCCTTTGTTTCCCCATAGGCATCTCCACTTGCAACTCAGACTGCCACTCTACAACAGTGCATATTTTATGAAGATCAGGAAAAATCACTACTCCCTGTCTTGTGGGAGGCATAGCAACAGAGAGGGGCACTTAACTAATCTGCAGTCACAAGAACTCCCATGCTGCTTTAAAGAAGTGTTTTTCCTAACATTGCTTAATGTCAGGAGCCAGTATCAGTGATAACATTGGAGAATATTGATGAAAATGTACAGACTGATCTTATGgcaataaatataaaatctaCCTTGACTAATGGACATCATTACCACTGGCATTTAGTACTTAAAGTGCTCTACAGCTTAACAGATGAAGGGAAAATATCCCAGCCTCTTCTGACTCCTGAATACATCAAGAAAAGCTCTCACAATCCTATTTATCTTAACCAAAGTGAAGAGCAATAATACTCTACTTGTGGGCCTTTTCAGATACACCTTTAGCATATGCTTTGAATACCAGCATCAAATGCCTTCAAGGCAGAAGAGTAGGACAGAATTGCATGGCCTCTTGTAATCTGCTAAAAGAAAGCTGGACCAACTTCTCCCTTCTTACCCATTTGTGGTTTAAATGGTCTGCAACTGGAAAACATCCACATACCTACTCATAATGAAGGCACATGCTACAAGATATAGAATTAGAATAAATACTGGGGTGCATTACCAGAATGAAACAAAGGAGCCATGACATAGCAGAAATCTCAGATGGTATAAAAGCTTTATACAAAAAGTAAGAAAAGCTACTTCATTATGAAAGTTTGATTACACAGAACTGTTTACATCCAGCAACAGACCAGAAATGAAATGGCACTAAGTGCACTTTGCATTGTGTTGCAGTTACAATATTCTAACAGGCACAAGGATACATTTTACAGTAGACTAGGAGACTCTCATGATAACAATAATCTTTTCAGTGCTTTCTCCTATTCAACATTAACTGCAACAGTGCTTAGAAACTCCCAAGACATGgcacaaaataaatgtaatttgcTGCAGATAGTATTTTCACataacacattaaaaatttaCAGGCTTACTAAGCACTGCAAGTTATGAAAAAGGAATTACAATTCTCTTTCATTAACATTAAAGACACCTTTCACCAACTTTAAGCTATTCAGTCCCAGTAACCAGGTCCATTCAGTGAAAAGCCTATTATTCTGTGTCTAATCAGACAAAGATTTCTGCTCAGCATGCAGATAAAAGGGATAGGCTATCATCCATAACCACATAATATTTCAGACTGAAAGCAGTCATCCTCAATTTTGTCATGTTTGATCACTTTCAGGAAGGTATtaaggctgcccaggaaaggcaTTACAGCAATCTCCTTCAGTTAGTTTTCTCAGGGGGCTGAGATCATAGCTCTCCCTGTTTTCCAGGTACAGTAAATGAACACCTGCATAAAACTATCCTTTAGCCATCAGAAGACAACTACCTCTGTCCATTTCCGAGTATGCCTGAGCCAGCATCACAGCTTATAGCACCAGTCCTATCTTTGATCCAAACTACTACCTTGCTAGCCCAAAGCAAAGATTAAAATACCTGTGAGTACTAAGGGAACTGAACCTGATTAAAGCCAGCCcaggcaagaaaaaaaccaaacatctCTGCTTACATATTATTAACacttttctatatatttatatatatgtatatttatttatttatacttaTCCCAACCCCTAAATCTTGCTCTCTGTCCCAGTTCTATTTTGgtattttgataattttaaagCTCTATTTAAGCAATTAACAAAACTGAAGTGGTATTATAGCTTGTAAAACAAGATACTGTACtttgttttaacaaaaaaattacagctcTTGTCTCTTTGGAGAGATATAGAACATGCCTCCAGATAGCAATTCAGAACAGGAATGAAATATGAATTATGAATAAAGTCTTGGAGAAGCCCCTCAATTATAATCAGAGATTAAAGAGACCTGCACCAGTTATGGTGTCCTAAAGTTACCTGGTGTGAATCACTTTCCATTTCTAATAGCAGTTCATTATATTGCTATTTACAGTCACATATATGAGGTCTAATGCATAGATTTAAGTTTCTGGCTACAGAATGTCTGATAACTTCAAAATCTAAAACCAGGTGAGCAAAATTactcactgcagagctggaatcAGCAGCAAATTTACACTTCACTGATGTGATAAAATCTTTTCTCTAAGGTACTTCAAAATCTTTATGAAGTCACAATTTCAGACTGAGCATATCTTATTTGCATATGAAATAGTATCTTTCAAAATTCACATTCCCCTGAAAATATCCACAGAAGCTGGATAGGATATTCACCCTAGGACATAGTAAACTGATCCACCTGATCTTCAGAAGTCAAACTTAGAAATATCACACAACAGTTTCATGTGCATTGTGGTTgcaagtactttttttttttttttaaacacaaattttGGCTTACAAAAGCACTGTTTAAAACGCATAATATACATGTCAACCTGATTTAATTTTACACAGAATTTCAACCAGAATCCTATCATAGACTGGTTAGGGGCATAAGTATTTTAGGTGTGAAATAATGCCTGTGATTGTGTCAAGACTATTACATTTAGACTCAAAACTTGCTTAGTTCTAGTACACCTGCTTTAACAAAAACAACTGTAAAGCAGTTACAGTTAAGACTTTACAGCTAATACGGTACATATTTCAAAACTCAATGACAAGTTATTTTTAACTGTTATTTCTGTAACACGGCTACAAGAGaatcttttttcctaaaactgATTATCACACCTCTCCATCTggttattttcccattttcaaaaGAGTTTTAATCCACACCTAGAagttgattttttaattttcagtttctctgaaCATTTTGCTCAGCTGTTGAACTAGTGCTACAAGCTCAGGGTTTCCCCCAAGTGATTCAATTTGTTTATAGGCTTCAGATTCAAGCTCTTTCAATGTATTCCGAGTGTACTCAAAGGAGCCAACATTTTCAAGGTAATgtacacagtatttttttatatctatGTTCTCCGTCCTTTGACGTAAAATGTTTTGCACCTGAGTACTTTCAGGTCTTGACCAAATTGCATGAATGGTTGGGAATGAGAACTTGCCCTCAGTTAAGTCTTCACAAAAACTCTTGTTCTCACTATATTCTTTGGAGTGCAAGTTGGCGTAGTCATCTCTTATTTGGAAGAAGAGACCAAGTGTGTTAAGAAGTGGCTTTAAGTCTTTTTTATAATTTGAGAATAGCTGCATGAGGCCTACAGCTAATCCAAAGAGACCGCCTGTCTTTTGCAGTACCATGGCTTTATACTCAGCCTCTGTAGGACAGGTGTAAGTATCCCTCCAGTAAATATCCAAGCCTTGACCTTTATGGAGTTCCAAAAGTTGACGGGTAAAAACTTTAACAGCATCTGGATGATCAAGGGTTAAAACCTTCTCTAagccaagaaaataaacataattaGCACAGTTGATTACAGATGGAATTCCATAGATACTGTGTGCCACCGGAAAGCCCCGTCGTAGCTTTGAGTTATCTTCAATATCATCCACAAGTAGGCTTGCATTGTGCAACATCTCTGTCACTTCAATGATAACCTATTACAAGAAGAGAAAATTGTTTAAGTCTGTCACTGTAATTCAACTGTGTGTTTTACAATACTATATTTAAAATAGATGTTTTAAATAACTATATTCTCTATCACTGAGGTTTCTCTTTAGACAACTTGCCTTTACTGTTAGTAGATTTATGATTCTCTTCACCATCCAGTTTGCTGTAAATCCTGGATCACATAGTCTTATGTTTATGTTTTCAGATTCAAAGTTAACTTACTCCCTGAAGTGCTTCCACTTGCATACTCCTCTTCACAGTTCTAAAATAAGCCATTGTCTAGGAGTCATAGCATAACTGTTATTAGAAACATGACTaaggggaaataaaattaacacaGTGTTTTGAAACGTTTAGATTTACAAACCTGGAATCTCCCACAGTCAGTTCCTGAGAGTGTCAGGTACCATCCATTATCACATTTCTTTTGTGAACCATGTTTTGATAAGCAGAGAGctcatctttcttttcccacaCTTTGTGTGGTTATATTCAGTACTGAGCTCTTAAAGAACAGACTATTCCCTCTGAAACATCATTTGGAAAATTCTTGGCAGAAAGATAACAGTCAGGACTTCTTTTGAGAAGCTTCCTACACACTGCTTGTTAGTAGGTAGACCAATACCACACACCACCTGAGGTGTGCAATAAACTGTTCACAACATCAGGCTTGTAGCTGTTTACATTTGAGAATGGAACCTTAACAacttaacaaaaaaatgaagagtCTTAACACTATACACTGGTTTTATTCCACAGCTGCCACGCAAGCAGCAGGTATACTCAGCACCTgcttaaacagaaataaatttaagcATGTAAAACTGCATACTGTATAAACTCACTGCAGAACACATCTGATTAAGATATGATTTTAAAGCTAATGAACCAATTACACTTGTTAGCTACAAACATTGCATTCAGTCAACATTCATCAAAACAACTGTTAAAAAATACTAAGACCACTAGAAAATGGCAGCAAATATCTAGTATTGTCCTATTTGGTAGGTGCTGTAGGACAAAATGAGGACTTTGCTTTAAGCATTTTCTTGAGCACCAAGCCACCTGGTGTTCAGTGAACATTGCCCCAAAGATTAAAACTCAAACCCCAGCAATTTAACCTCCTTTCCAAGATATGATTAGAAGAACAACCTACTTAAACACTCATGAAATAGGATAGCGTACTTACTGAAGGGAACTTGACACTTCTATTTGTTTGAATATACTTTTGGTCCATTATCTCGTTCTCAGAACTATCAGGAACATTTCCCTGAGTTCTGTGAATTCATTGGATAAGCCTATTCTAGTACTTCTCTTGCTAACCTATCTCATATCACTGTCAGTTTCATGACCTCTTGCAGCTTCCATACATAAGGTTTAAAGGAAACAGTGTTTCCTGACTCTGTTTCTATCAAATTATCTTGTGAAATTAAGACAGTGTCAAAAGTCCTTCAACGGTGAAGGAAAAGAGTGAAACAGTACAGATATTAGGAAAAGCTTATTTTAGAAGATATCAGGAAGTAGcctgagaaaatgaaaagactGGTCTCCATAATGGAAGCTGAAGATCCAGTACAGAGTGCTATATTTTCTTACAACCTACATCTATCTAATCAGTATCTGCTGCACTATCAGTCCAACACACAGGTTTCTTCCACCCCCTTATCTGCAATAGCTTTAAAATTTGCTTGACTCTTGCTAGGCCATTTCAGTGCCTTCTCAGAAAAAAGTTCACCTGACACAGTGCTCTCTAATTCAACAAATTGAAGTATCTCAGTGCAGCTCTAAATGGGAGCTAGAATTCAGTAAGAGTAGGGGGAAGAGGTCACCTGATTGGGGCACAGCAGTAGTTAACAGTAAAAAACTGCCAAGGAACAGTAGCCTCAATtgtataatttaaataaattatacaAAGACATACAATCTAAGGTAAGAAAAAAGTCCCAGAATGAGTGCCAGAATgcagatttttaataaaagaaatacaaataccTGGAAATTAATCAGGCTGTTAGACACAGGGGATATCTTATAAGGATTATGAGAGATGTCAAAGAGATTATCAGAGGTGGTCCTCCAGACTTTAACCATCTTCAGTTATTAAAATTAGTACAAAAAGGAGCAAAAGGTGTAATAATTGCATCACGATGAAGACTAAAAGATGACAGAGTCTTGTTTCCTCCTGCCATTACAAACAACTTAAGTAGTAAAGGAGATACTAAAGCATTGGTATTCTTCATAAAGATAATCAAAATGAGTGGTCCAAGTTTTCAATAGCAGTTACGTGATCCATCAGTTTAAAGCGATAGAACTGGTAACTTCTCTTCACGCAGAGGGACTGCAGATCTAGTTTACCATAGCACTAAGCAAAAATGGACCATACTGTCATGGGTACCCAGCAAAAGGGCAGGAGACAACAGTGAGATggcaacattaaaaaaaccctagtTGAATAGAACAGAAAGGTTTGTTATAATGAAAGGGGTTCAGCATGAGAAGACAGGCCCTGGGAAGCTACACAAACCACATCACCAGATTTTCAAAACTCAAAAGGGCCCCAGAAGCCTAAAGCAGCTACAGAGAAAGCTCTGCTTTAAGTACAGGGCTGTCCTAGATAATTCCAGAAGCTACTTCCAATCTGAATTCTGATCCATGATACTAGACTAAACCCTTACATACAATACACAGATTGCTATTATATGTTTTATTTGGATGTTTTTCTGAGTACAAAGGGCAAGATGTGTCTAGCTAAAAGACAGAATATATGTTGCTAGACAGTTACACAGACAGTCTGAAAATTAGAGGAGTTCCTAGATTATGAAATGCAGCCTCTTAAACCACTTAAATCATTTTGCTACTTGAGAGTTATGAACTACCACCCTTAAGCCACCCTAAAAACAGCTCCTTCACAAACTCTAAAGATACTTCTGCCAACAATTAATGAAATTAACAAAAGACCAGCTGGATGTCAAAAGCCACAACCAATGATATCATTATATTATATTGCCTtggacagaaaatattttgcatactCTATGCAGTTTAGCAAAACTACAGTCTAgcctaaaaaagaaaatttttcatttgaaaaatcaCAACATATGAATACACAGCCATGCATCTTGCACACTTTGTCCAAGAGAAAAGGGAATGAGAAATCCTAGATAACACTTCTCATTAGAAGGTAAGCTAAACTATACGACACATCCCTCTCAGTTTTAGGTTTGTAGAGTTGATTTAATTGCTGTCTTCAATACTCTTGTATCAAAAtctccagattttattttcaaacactGAATTTGTGAAGTCTACAAGCTAACTGTCTAGCTTTTTTAAGTCCTTAAAATCTCAGTATTAATAACTGAGTTATGTTAAGCAGGTAACAATGATAGCTGCTTATCTAAAACTTCAAGGGTTGAACGCACTTGGAAAGAAGTAACTATTCTAGCAAGACATGGAAGTAATTTCTTCAGTGTTGCATCACAGTAAAAGCTCTGCACTGAAATTGTTTCCATGAAAGTTCATGGTATGTCTAGAAATTAGTGCATTTAAGATTTCTGGTAATTTATGCCATGTAAGAGAATCATCTGTTACCAATGGTCTTGGAAGAGAGATAGCAACCTTCTAAAAGTAATTAGCCAGTACCTGTATTTTATCTTCCGGAACATTCAGCCAGTGATTAAAGGCCTGGGACAGTTTGGTTCTCACTTGCTTAcctacaataaaaatattatagacaagtataaaaataacagtttaTTATTAGGCATAACAGTTTGTCTTAACTATAGCTGATTTGagaactgattaaaaaaactGATCAGTGTGATGATGCAAAAGTAGAAAGTTTATCAGTGCATGGCTTCTTTGCTCATGGAATAAACATCAATTAGCAGCAGTTTAAGTTTTAAACACTTCACAGGATTATGTAAAGGACATATTTACCAGTTACTATATTTAGTTTTCACAATTTAATTAGTAAGGGATCCTGACCATGTTGGTAGCCTGTATTGCAAGGCATGTTAATCTTAAGattaaaaagtttaaattatGACTCATTATTGGTTGAAAGTATGGGTATTTGTAGGATATTTATTTCTCTCAATTTTTAGGTCTTTCTCCTGTAGTATTATTCTTCACTTGCTACTGTAAATTTGTAAAACAGGAAAGTGACATTTCACATACTTACTAAATTACTCTAAACAAAAATCTGAACAGAACTTTCCAAGAATTCAGACATTTATCTTATACCCAATCTACTTTGTTGGAGCCAAGCAGTCACCCTGTTTCATAGGAATGAGAGACAACAATCAAATGACCAAGTTTAGTGTTAAAACAAATGGTTCTGTTCAATCCAGATACTTTCTACACGACAGAGTGAATTTCCATAGAAGTTCACTTTATGCCTATACATTAGTGATGTCCACTTTCTTCAGTAATTTGCTAGTTTTCATGTACAAATATCTATTCAGCATCTAGTCACGTTCAATATGAAATAAAGTCATCCTCCATCCACACTGAGGCAACTCTGCTCTGAGCCTTGAGAATCTCAGCTATGTATAATACCTTGAAATAACTGCAAgacaggtttaaaaaaaaaaacagctctgCATATGTAGCTCACATAAACAAGCATTTGGAAAAAGCTATAAATAAACTTCAAAGCAGTGCAACATAGACACCCATGGAACCCATATTACTTGACTCAAGAAGTACTGAGACATAACTCAGA belongs to Oenanthe melanoleuca isolate GR-GAL-2019-014 chromosome 3, OMel1.0, whole genome shotgun sequence and includes:
- the GGPS1 gene encoding geranylgeranyl pyrophosphate synthase isoform X1; protein product: MDGMDETSKKILEPYQYLLQLPGKQVRTKLSQAFNHWLNVPEDKIQVIIEVTEMLHNASLLVDDIEDNSKLRRGFPVAHSIYGIPSVINCANYVYFLGLEKVLTLDHPDAVKVFTRQLLELHKGQGLDIYWRDTYTCPTEAEYKAMVLQKTGGLFGLAVGLMQLFSNYKKDLKPLLNTLGLFFQIRDDYANLHSKEYSENKSFCEDLTEGKFSFPTIHAIWSRPESTQVQNILRQRTENIDIKKYCVHYLENVGSFEYTRNTLKELESEAYKQIESLGGNPELVALVQQLSKMFRETEN
- the GGPS1 gene encoding geranylgeranyl pyrophosphate synthase isoform X2 encodes the protein MLHNASLLVDDIEDNSKLRRGFPVAHSIYGIPSVINCANYVYFLGLEKVLTLDHPDAVKVFTRQLLELHKGQGLDIYWRDTYTCPTEAEYKAMVLQKTGGLFGLAVGLMQLFSNYKKDLKPLLNTLGLFFQIRDDYANLHSKEYSENKSFCEDLTEGKFSFPTIHAIWSRPESTQVQNILRQRTENIDIKKYCVHYLENVGSFEYTRNTLKELESEAYKQIESLGGNPELVALVQQLSKMFRETEN